In the genome of Dickeya fangzhongdai, one region contains:
- the nifJ gene encoding pyruvate:ferredoxin (flavodoxin) oxidoreductase, translated as MITTDGNNAVASVAWRTNEVIAIYPITPSSTMAEQAAAWSSDERKNIWGDTPRVVEMQSEAGAIATVHGALQTGALSTTFTSSQGLLLMIPTLYKLAGQLTPFVLHVAARTVATHALSIFCDHSDVMAVRQTGCAMLCASNVQEAQDFALISQMASLNSRLPFIHFFDGFRTSHEINKIEPLSDAQLRTLLPQAAIDAHRERALTPERPVIRGTASNPDTFFQAREATNPWYNAAFGHVEQAMNDFARETGRQYRPFEYYGHPDATRVIVMMGSGVGTCEEVIDTLLTRGEKVGVVKVRLYRPFCAQHLLAAIPQSAQSIAVLDRTKEPGAQAEPLYLDVMTALAEAFSRGERPLMPKVIGGRYGLSSKEFTPQCVEATYKELALTNPRPRFTVGIYDDITHLSLPLSEQPMPTQASLEALFYGLGSDGTVSAAKNSIKIVGNSTPLFVQGYFVYDSKKAGSLTVSHMRVGPHPIHSAYLIEQADFVACHQWQFIDKYSMVERLKPGGIFLINTPYSADDLWHRLPQEVQAGLNQRQARVFCINAAKIARECQLGARINTVMQMAFFHLTQILPGGDALDKLRAAIASSYGSKGQELVERNWRALDATLAALEALALEPVNPDSPCRPPVVSDAAPDFVKTVTAAMLAGLGDSLPVSALPPDGTWPVGTTQWEKRNIAEEIPLWKPDLCTQCNHCVAACPHSAIRAKVVPADAMADAPASLQSLDVKARDMRGQKYVLQVAPEDCTGCNLCVEVCPAKDRQNPEIKAINMESRLDHVATEKTHYDFFLKLPEIDRSKLERIDIRTSQLITPLFEYSGACSGCGETPYIKLLTQLYGDRLLVANATGCSSIYGGNLPTTPWTTDANGRGPAWANSLFEDNAEFGLGFRLSVDQHRQRALRLLDQLKPQLPADVVADLLEESVAADTRREQIARLRQSLSAIDSADARQLIEEADHLVDKSIWLIGGDGWAYDIGYGGLDHVMSLSENVNVLVLDTQCYSNTGGQQSKATPLGAVTKFGENGKRKARKDLGINVMMYGHVYVAQISLGAQLNQTVKAIQEAEAWPGPSLIIAYSPCEEHGYDLAFSHDQMRQLTATGFWPLYRFDPRRTAEGKPALVTDSRPPSASLSETLLNEQRFRRLNSQQPEAAALLYEEAEADLRRRYDFLSLLAGKAEKNAQE; from the coding sequence ATGATCACCACCGACGGTAATAACGCGGTCGCTTCGGTCGCCTGGCGAACCAATGAAGTTATCGCTATCTACCCCATTACCCCCAGCTCCACCATGGCCGAACAAGCGGCCGCCTGGTCGAGCGACGAACGCAAGAATATCTGGGGAGATACCCCTCGGGTGGTTGAAATGCAATCCGAAGCGGGCGCCATCGCCACCGTGCACGGCGCATTGCAGACCGGCGCGCTGTCCACGACCTTTACTTCCTCGCAGGGCCTGCTGCTGATGATCCCGACGCTGTACAAGTTGGCCGGTCAGTTGACGCCGTTTGTACTGCACGTCGCCGCCCGTACCGTGGCGACCCACGCGTTATCCATTTTCTGCGACCATTCGGACGTGATGGCGGTGCGTCAGACCGGCTGCGCCATGCTGTGCGCCAGCAACGTGCAGGAAGCGCAGGACTTCGCGCTGATTTCCCAGATGGCGAGCCTCAACAGCCGCCTGCCGTTTATTCATTTCTTTGACGGCTTTCGCACCTCGCACGAAATCAACAAGATCGAGCCGCTGAGCGACGCGCAATTGCGCACCCTGCTGCCGCAGGCGGCGATTGATGCACACCGTGAGCGGGCGCTTACTCCTGAGCGTCCGGTGATTCGCGGCACCGCCTCCAACCCGGATACCTTCTTCCAGGCGCGCGAAGCCACCAACCCGTGGTACAACGCGGCATTCGGTCATGTGGAACAGGCGATGAACGACTTCGCCCGCGAAACCGGCCGTCAGTACCGGCCGTTCGAGTATTACGGCCATCCCGACGCCACCCGCGTTATCGTGATGATGGGCTCCGGCGTCGGCACCTGCGAAGAGGTGATCGACACCCTGCTGACGCGCGGCGAGAAAGTCGGCGTGGTGAAGGTTCGGCTGTACCGGCCGTTCTGTGCGCAGCATCTGCTGGCGGCGATTCCGCAAAGCGCGCAGTCCATCGCGGTACTGGACCGCACCAAAGAACCCGGCGCCCAGGCTGAACCGCTGTATCTGGACGTAATGACCGCGCTGGCGGAGGCGTTCTCGCGAGGTGAGCGCCCACTTATGCCGAAGGTGATCGGCGGCCGTTACGGTCTGTCTTCGAAAGAATTCACCCCGCAGTGCGTCGAGGCGACGTATAAAGAGTTAGCGCTTACTAACCCCAGACCGCGTTTTACCGTCGGTATTTATGACGATATCACCCACCTGTCGTTGCCGCTGTCCGAGCAGCCGATGCCGACGCAGGCGTCGCTGGAAGCGCTGTTCTACGGGCTGGGCAGCGACGGCACCGTGTCCGCCGCCAAAAACTCGATCAAAATCGTCGGTAATTCGACCCCGCTGTTCGTGCAGGGCTATTTCGTTTACGACTCCAAAAAAGCCGGTAGCCTGACGGTTTCCCACATGCGCGTCGGCCCGCACCCGATTCATTCCGCCTACCTGATTGAACAGGCGGATTTCGTGGCCTGCCACCAGTGGCAGTTCATCGACAAATACAGCATGGTGGAGCGCCTGAAACCGGGCGGCATCTTCCTGATCAACACGCCTTACAGCGCCGACGACCTGTGGCACCGGCTGCCGCAGGAAGTACAGGCCGGTCTGAACCAGCGTCAGGCGCGGGTGTTCTGCATCAATGCGGCGAAAATCGCCCGCGAATGTCAGTTGGGCGCGCGCATCAACACCGTGATGCAGATGGCGTTCTTCCACCTGACGCAAATCCTGCCGGGCGGCGACGCGCTCGACAAACTGCGCGCCGCCATCGCCAGCAGCTACGGCAGCAAAGGCCAGGAACTGGTGGAACGCAACTGGCGCGCGCTGGACGCGACGCTGGCCGCGCTGGAAGCGCTGGCGCTGGAGCCGGTGAATCCGGACAGCCCGTGCCGCCCGCCGGTGGTCTCCGACGCCGCGCCCGATTTCGTCAAAACCGTCACCGCCGCGATGCTGGCCGGTCTGGGCGACAGCCTGCCGGTGTCCGCCCTGCCACCGGACGGCACCTGGCCGGTCGGCACCACCCAGTGGGAAAAGCGCAACATCGCCGAAGAGATTCCGTTGTGGAAACCGGATCTGTGTACCCAGTGCAACCACTGCGTGGCCGCCTGCCCGCACTCCGCTATCCGCGCCAAGGTAGTGCCCGCCGACGCGATGGCCGACGCCCCAGCGTCGCTGCAGTCGCTGGACGTGAAAGCCCGCGACATGCGCGGTCAGAAGTATGTGCTGCAGGTCGCGCCGGAAGATTGCACCGGCTGTAATCTGTGCGTGGAAGTGTGCCCGGCCAAAGATCGCCAGAATCCGGAAATCAAGGCCATCAACATGGAATCGCGTCTGGACCATGTGGCGACCGAGAAAACCCATTACGATTTCTTCCTCAAACTGCCGGAAATCGACCGCAGCAAACTGGAGCGCATCGATATCCGTACCTCGCAGTTGATTACGCCGCTGTTCGAGTACTCCGGCGCCTGTTCCGGCTGCGGCGAAACCCCGTACATAAAGCTGCTGACCCAGCTGTACGGCGATCGTCTGCTGGTGGCCAACGCCACCGGCTGTTCCTCGATTTACGGCGGCAACCTGCCGACAACGCCCTGGACCACCGATGCCAACGGCCGCGGGCCGGCATGGGCCAACTCGCTGTTTGAAGACAACGCCGAGTTCGGGCTGGGCTTCCGCCTGAGCGTCGACCAGCATCGCCAGCGCGCCCTGCGCCTGCTGGATCAGCTCAAGCCGCAATTGCCTGCCGATGTGGTGGCCGACCTGCTGGAAGAATCCGTTGCTGCCGATACGCGCCGCGAACAGATTGCCCGCCTGCGTCAGTCACTCAGCGCCATCGACAGCGCCGACGCTCGTCAACTGATAGAGGAAGCCGATCATCTGGTGGATAAATCCATCTGGCTGATTGGCGGCGACGGCTGGGCCTACGATATCGGCTACGGTGGTCTTGACCACGTGATGAGCCTGTCGGAAAACGTTAACGTGCTGGTGCTCGACACCCAGTGCTATTCCAACACCGGCGGCCAGCAATCCAAAGCCACCCCGCTCGGCGCCGTCACCAAGTTTGGCGAGAATGGCAAACGCAAGGCGCGTAAAGACCTCGGCATCAACGTGATGATGTACGGCCACGTCTACGTGGCGCAGATATCGCTGGGCGCCCAGCTTAACCAGACGGTGAAGGCGATTCAGGAAGCGGAAGCCTGGCCGGGTCCGTCGCTGATCATCGCCTACAGCCCTTGCGAAGAGCATGGCTACGATCTGGCGTTCAGCCACGACCAGATGCGCCAGTTGACCGCTACCGGCTTCTGGCCGCTGTACCGCTTCGACCCGCGCCGCACGGCGGAAGGCAAACCGGCGCTGGTGACGGATTCCCGTCCGCCGTCAGCCAGCCTGAGCGAAACTCTGCTCAACGAGCAACGATTCCGCCGGCTCAATAGCCAGCAGCCGGAGGCCGCCGCCCTGTTGTATGAAGAAGCCGAGGCGGATCTGCGCCGCCGCTATGACTTCCTCAGCCTGCTGGCGGGCAAGGCAGAGAAAAACGCCCAGGAATAA
- a CDS encoding GNAT family N-acetyltransferase, with the protein MRQPTLTTEHLQLRPLQAQDVTDVCTLLNSAPDISAMTMLIPYPCPRETVVNWIADLQSNWERRKGVAYAICLSQSQQLIGSISLVSLETDQPEIGYWLGADFRQRGFGTEASLALCQFAFSQLHVEKIYGCHLPQNVASGRVLLKCGFHSLGMRHVFLASRQRQETVAVYMMPSPAMATA; encoded by the coding sequence ATGCGGCAACCTACCCTGACCACTGAACATCTGCAATTGCGGCCGCTGCAGGCGCAGGACGTCACTGATGTCTGCACCTTGCTGAACAGCGCGCCCGATATTTCCGCTATGACCATGCTGATTCCCTATCCCTGCCCGCGTGAAACGGTGGTCAACTGGATTGCCGATTTGCAGAGCAACTGGGAGCGGCGTAAAGGGGTGGCCTACGCCATCTGTTTATCGCAGAGTCAGCAGTTGATTGGCTCGATTTCGCTGGTGTCGCTGGAAACCGACCAGCCGGAGATCGGTTACTGGCTGGGCGCCGATTTCCGGCAACGGGGATTCGGCACCGAAGCCAGCCTGGCGCTATGCCAGTTTGCCTTTAGCCAACTGCATGTTGAGAAAATCTACGGTTGTCATTTGCCGCAGAACGTGGCGTCCGGCCGGGTATTGCTCAAATGCGGTTTTCATTCGCTGGGAATGCGCCATGTGTTTCTGGCTTCCCGCCAGCGGCAGGAGACCGTTGCCGTTTATATGATGCCGTCGCCGGCGATGGCGACGGCATGA
- a CDS encoding LysE family translocator yields the protein MGSDILAIAAIGGVLALGAMSPGQSFILVARTALASSRRNSLAVSLGMGVGAAIFALVALLGLQSLLLAVPWLYQTLKIAGGIYLLYLAFTLFRARPDHAAPALHSGHEPPQTHAFRLGLLTQLSNPNTALVFGGVFAALLSQHIAGWMYVALPLLAFVIDFLWYALVALLLSSSGPRGAYLRFRTLFDRLSGTVMAALGIRLLLQK from the coding sequence ATGGGCAGTGACATACTGGCTATCGCCGCCATCGGCGGAGTACTGGCGCTCGGCGCCATGAGTCCGGGGCAAAGTTTCATTCTGGTCGCGCGGACCGCGCTGGCTTCATCCCGGCGCAATAGTCTCGCCGTCTCGCTGGGGATGGGCGTCGGCGCAGCCATCTTCGCGCTGGTGGCGTTGCTGGGCCTGCAATCGCTGCTGCTGGCGGTGCCCTGGTTATATCAGACGCTGAAAATCGCCGGCGGGATTTACCTGCTGTATCTGGCGTTTACCCTGTTTCGCGCCAGACCAGACCACGCCGCGCCAGCGCTGCACAGCGGCCACGAGCCGCCTCAGACGCACGCCTTTCGGCTGGGGCTGTTGACGCAACTCAGCAACCCGAATACGGCGCTGGTGTTCGGCGGGGTGTTCGCCGCGCTGCTCAGCCAGCACATTGCGGGCTGGATGTACGTGGCGTTGCCGTTGCTGGCGTTCGTGATCGATTTTCTGTGGTATGCGCTGGTGGCGTTGTTGCTGTCTTCCAGCGGGCCGCGCGGCGCCTATTTGCGGTTCAGAACGTTATTTGACCGCCTCAGCGGTACGGTGATGGCGGCGCTGGGCATCCGGTTGCTGCTGCAAAAATAG
- a CDS encoding YnfC family lipoprotein, which translates to MKLRATLLAGSVLLAGCDLKPAAEPVNPVLAGLSNIFGFDALRGKVKRFTQTQTDEAGKVTAYVEGEFDAEGCLAALRTYQPSMNLDLDLVRDGQTLVEQSDRQALFQLTDHCQLAKTTDGRLSYRSNDQHAIAEVVYRDKPTPLASYRYDDDGFPVSMTFVSPENGNVTKVEMRNDAPAQKRLDATVIVTENNEQVSVTRTSCQYDQHFNPRLCQVLVSNGKGAAQTVTTLTHTTKIEYY; encoded by the coding sequence ATGAAACTACGCGCCACGCTGCTGGCGGGCTCGGTATTACTGGCCGGGTGTGACCTGAAACCGGCCGCAGAGCCGGTGAACCCGGTACTGGCCGGGCTTTCCAATATCTTTGGCTTTGATGCGCTGCGGGGAAAGGTCAAACGCTTTACGCAAACCCAGACCGATGAGGCCGGCAAGGTGACGGCCTATGTCGAGGGCGAATTTGATGCCGAAGGGTGCCTCGCTGCGCTGCGTACCTATCAGCCGTCGATGAATCTCGACCTGGATCTAGTGCGCGATGGGCAGACGCTGGTGGAGCAGAGCGATCGTCAGGCGCTGTTTCAACTGACGGATCACTGCCAACTGGCGAAAACCACCGATGGCCGCCTGAGCTACCGTTCGAACGACCAACACGCCATCGCTGAGGTGGTTTACCGCGATAAGCCGACGCCGCTGGCGAGCTATCGCTACGACGATGACGGCTTCCCGGTCAGCATGACGTTTGTCTCGCCGGAAAACGGCAACGTGACTAAGGTCGAGATGCGCAACGATGCGCCGGCGCAAAAACGGCTTGATGCCACCGTTATCGTGACGGAAAACAACGAACAGGTCAGCGTGACCCGCACCAGTTGTCAGTATGACCAGCATTTCAATCCGCGTTTGTGTCAGGTGCTGGTCTCGAACGGCAAAGGCGCTGCGCAAACGGTCACCACTCTGACGCATACCACCAAAATCGAGTATTACTAG
- a CDS encoding glycoside hydrolase family 43 protein — protein MTSPWNPDRGDGRYRNPILFADYSDPDIVRVGDDIYLVSSSFNHMPALPILHSRDLVNWTLINHVFARFDLPGYERFQPGKGVWAPSIRYHAGKFWVFFSTPDEGIFMCQTDDPRGDWSAPHCVKAAKGWIDPCPFWDDDGSAWLVHAFAFSRSGRKHQLQLCRMSSDGRQLLDEGRIIVDGTASQPTLEGPKLYKRNGWYYIFAPAGGVPTGWQTVLRAASLQGPWQARVALHQGSSAVNGPHQGGWVELENGESWFVHFQDRHAYGRVVHLQPMQWQDDWPLIGAPSGDGGPGEPVAEAAMPAVRANNIRAQPATSDDFTADRLGLQWQWQANPDAGWYELRRPGLRLWCQPMPQRHGVPSWYDVPNLLMQKFPAETFTVTTRLRATLENVGDRCGLIVYSERFAFLGLEKTADGVALTNGYGWMTDAQELRQYAGATLPFEEAHTLELRVTVLPNARCQFAWRTPDGGFTPVGEPFAAGPGKWVGAKIGLYALSLPEQHGQGRADVDFFHVTP, from the coding sequence ATGACATCCCCCTGGAACCCGGATCGGGGCGACGGCCGCTACCGTAACCCCATTCTGTTCGCCGACTATTCCGACCCCGATATCGTGCGGGTGGGCGACGACATTTATCTGGTGTCGTCCAGTTTTAATCACATGCCGGCGCTGCCGATCCTGCATTCGCGGGATCTGGTGAACTGGACGCTGATCAACCACGTGTTTGCGCGTTTCGACCTGCCGGGCTACGAACGGTTTCAACCGGGAAAAGGCGTCTGGGCGCCCAGCATCCGTTACCATGCCGGGAAATTCTGGGTGTTTTTCAGCACGCCGGACGAAGGGATCTTCATGTGTCAGACCGACGATCCACGCGGCGACTGGAGCGCGCCGCATTGCGTGAAGGCAGCCAAAGGCTGGATCGATCCCTGTCCATTCTGGGACGACGACGGCAGCGCCTGGCTGGTTCACGCCTTTGCCTTCAGCCGCAGCGGGCGCAAGCACCAGCTTCAACTGTGCCGGATGAGCAGCGACGGCCGTCAACTGCTGGATGAAGGCCGGATTATCGTCGACGGCACCGCCAGTCAGCCGACGCTGGAAGGCCCGAAACTCTACAAGCGCAATGGCTGGTACTACATTTTTGCCCCGGCCGGCGGCGTGCCCACCGGCTGGCAGACGGTGCTGCGCGCCGCATCGCTACAGGGGCCGTGGCAGGCGCGCGTGGCGCTGCATCAGGGGTCTTCCGCCGTTAACGGCCCTCATCAGGGCGGCTGGGTCGAGCTGGAAAACGGCGAGAGCTGGTTCGTGCATTTTCAGGATCGCCACGCTTACGGACGTGTGGTGCACCTGCAACCGATGCAATGGCAGGATGACTGGCCGCTGATCGGCGCGCCATCGGGCGACGGCGGCCCGGGCGAGCCGGTGGCGGAAGCGGCCATGCCCGCCGTCAGAGCAAACAACATCCGCGCCCAGCCGGCGACGTCTGACGATTTCACGGCCGACCGGCTCGGTTTGCAGTGGCAATGGCAGGCCAACCCCGATGCAGGCTGGTACGAACTGCGCCGACCTGGACTACGGCTGTGGTGCCAGCCGATGCCACAGCGTCATGGCGTGCCGTCCTGGTATGACGTTCCTAACCTGCTGATGCAGAAATTTCCGGCGGAGACCTTTACGGTCACCACCCGGCTACGGGCAACGCTGGAAAACGTGGGCGATCGCTGTGGGTTGATCGTCTACAGCGAGCGCTTCGCTTTTCTGGGGCTGGAAAAAACGGCGGACGGCGTAGCGCTGACAAACGGCTATGGCTGGATGACCGACGCACAGGAACTGCGCCAGTACGCCGGAGCGACATTGCCTTTTGAGGAAGCGCACACGCTTGAACTGCGGGTGACGGTGCTGCCGAACGCACGCTGCCAGTTCGCGTGGCGCACGCCTGACGGCGGTTTTACCCCGGTCGGGGAGCCTTTCGCCGCCGGGCCGGGGAAATGGGTGGGCGCCAAAATCGGGCTGTATGCGCTGTCGTTACCGGAACAGCACGGTCAGGGCCGCGCCGACGTCGATTTTTTCCACGTTACCCCCTGA
- a CDS encoding glycoside-pentoside-hexuronide (GPH):cation symporter produces MTNNNKLSTAEKIGFGMGDAACGIVYSSVTMFLTYFYTDIYGISAAAVGVMFLVTRVLDAVVDPMIGLLADRTRTRWGHFRPWLIWFAVPYAVIAVLTYTTPDLAGTGKLVYAYITYTLLMMFYTFINIPYCSLGGVITTDEKDRLSAQSYRFTISSAAGLLVSVGTLWLVDWIGRGDKQLGYQGTMAVMGVLAVIMLIFCFFTTQERINPQVDQGQNVWDDVKNLLSNDQWRIVAVITFFSSMAGVMRGAATLYYATYLMVDPAHTGAVGTAMKSAFITTSVVGTIIGAMLAGYFAKRYRSLSLFKNINLLLVATGVVLFFVPPTWLAVVFPLYFLVGFFHQMYQPFKWNMMANAADYGEWKTGRRITGLSFSGNLFALKLGMAVAGALVGFALGWFGYVAGSPTQTSLATTGIIGLLSIGPSLSYLILYWLTRFYKLDDKTMEQIQTDLARRHAAPQPAPEQDDGVNPHLTPRGVA; encoded by the coding sequence ATGACTAACAATAACAAGTTAAGCACGGCGGAAAAAATCGGTTTCGGCATGGGAGACGCGGCCTGCGGCATCGTCTATTCCTCTGTGACCATGTTCCTGACCTATTTTTATACCGATATTTACGGCATTTCCGCGGCGGCGGTGGGCGTGATGTTTCTGGTAACCCGCGTACTGGACGCCGTCGTCGACCCAATGATCGGCCTGCTGGCTGACCGAACCCGCACCCGCTGGGGACATTTTCGCCCCTGGTTGATCTGGTTCGCGGTCCCGTACGCCGTCATTGCTGTACTGACCTACACCACGCCGGACCTGGCCGGCACCGGGAAACTGGTTTACGCCTACATCACCTACACCCTGTTGATGATGTTCTACACCTTTATCAACATTCCCTACTGTTCGCTGGGCGGGGTCATCACCACCGACGAAAAAGACCGGCTTTCCGCCCAGTCTTACCGCTTCACCATCTCTTCCGCCGCCGGGCTGCTGGTGTCGGTGGGAACCCTGTGGCTGGTGGACTGGATCGGCCGCGGCGATAAGCAGCTCGGCTATCAGGGCACCATGGCGGTGATGGGCGTATTGGCCGTCATCATGCTGATTTTCTGCTTTTTCACTACGCAGGAGCGAATCAATCCACAGGTGGATCAAGGGCAGAACGTCTGGGACGATGTGAAAAATCTGCTGAGCAACGACCAGTGGCGCATCGTCGCCGTCATTACCTTTTTCTCCAGTATGGCCGGCGTGATGCGCGGCGCCGCCACGCTGTACTACGCCACCTACCTGATGGTTGACCCGGCACATACTGGTGCCGTCGGCACCGCGATGAAAAGCGCGTTTATCACCACCAGCGTGGTCGGCACCATTATCGGCGCCATGCTGGCCGGTTATTTCGCCAAACGCTACCGCAGCCTCAGCCTGTTCAAAAACATCAACCTGCTGCTGGTCGCTACCGGTGTGGTGCTGTTTTTTGTGCCGCCCACCTGGCTTGCCGTAGTGTTTCCACTGTATTTCCTGGTCGGTTTCTTCCACCAGATGTATCAGCCGTTTAAGTGGAACATGATGGCGAACGCCGCCGACTACGGCGAATGGAAAACCGGCCGCCGCATCACCGGCCTGTCTTTCTCCGGCAATCTGTTCGCTCTCAAACTGGGAATGGCGGTCGCCGGGGCGCTGGTCGGGTTCGCTCTGGGCTGGTTCGGCTATGTGGCGGGTTCGCCCACCCAGACGTCGCTTGCCACCACCGGCATCATTGGCCTGCTGAGTATCGGCCCGTCGCTGTCCTACCTGATTCTGTACTGGCTAACGCGTTTCTATAAACTGGATGACAAGACTATGGAACAGATCCAGACCGACCTCGCACGCCGTCATGCCGCGCCGCAGCCGGCGCCAGAGCAGGACGACGGCGTCAATCCGCACCTGACCCCGCGCGGCGTGGCCTGA
- a CDS encoding DinI family protein gives MYVELVYDKRNVSGLPNAAEQIKNELAKRIHRVFPDAEIKIKPMQANAINSNASKQDKSTINRIIEEMFNEADEWLTPE, from the coding sequence ATGTACGTAGAGTTGGTTTACGATAAAAGAAACGTGAGCGGGTTACCCAACGCGGCGGAGCAGATTAAAAACGAACTCGCCAAACGCATTCATCGGGTATTTCCGGACGCGGAAATCAAAATAAAACCGATGCAAGCCAACGCCATTAATTCCAACGCCAGCAAACAGGATAAATCCACCATTAACCGGATTATCGAAGAGATGTTTAACGAAGCCGACGAATGGCTGACGCCGGAATAA
- a CDS encoding GNAT family N-acetyltransferase: protein MRYSFLWLKSLMVEEFYGLRVLWLLMRQLEKHARLAGCRVIRLETGIHQPQAIRLYLRHGYRQRRPFFPYDDDPLSVYMEKTIAG, encoded by the coding sequence ATGCGTTACTCCTTCTTATGGCTGAAAAGTCTTATGGTTGAAGAGTTTTATGGTTTAAGAGTCTTATGGTTGTTGATGCGCCAGTTGGAAAAGCATGCGCGTCTGGCGGGTTGTCGGGTGATCCGGCTGGAAACCGGCATACATCAGCCGCAGGCGATCCGGCTCTATCTGCGTCATGGCTATCGCCAGCGCAGGCCGTTTTTTCCCTATGACGACGATCCGCTTAGCGTTTATATGGAAAAAACGATCGCTGGCTGA
- a CDS encoding VOC family protein: MTTLRVARPVTDLQRSERMYCDGLGLQKLGSFAQHGGFSGVMLGRRGLAWHLEFTVCHTHPVMPAPTEDDLLVLYVSDHEGWQTSCDRMVQAGFSVVASFNPYWERQGKTFRDPDGYRVVLQQGRWPNADL, translated from the coding sequence ATGACCACATTACGCGTGGCGCGGCCGGTAACGGACCTACAGCGCAGCGAGCGGATGTACTGTGACGGGCTGGGGTTGCAGAAATTAGGCTCCTTTGCGCAACACGGCGGCTTCAGTGGTGTTATGCTGGGTCGGCGGGGGCTGGCCTGGCACCTTGAGTTTACCGTTTGTCATACTCATCCGGTCATGCCAGCGCCGACGGAAGACGATTTACTGGTGCTGTACGTTTCCGACCATGAAGGGTGGCAGACGTCCTGCGATCGCATGGTGCAGGCCGGGTTCAGCGTGGTGGCGTCATTTAATCCTTACTGGGAGCGGCAGGGCAAAACTTTCCGTGATCCCGACGGTTATCGGGTGGTGTTGCAGCAAGGACGCTGGCCGAATGCCGACTTATAA
- a CDS encoding YciI family protein: MYIINLTYNAPLDEVENLLERHVTWLKRGYEQGVFVASGRKNPRTGGVILAKSIEREELEDFLKQDPFQAVANYEVIDFQPSMTVDTFAALSRI; the protein is encoded by the coding sequence ATGTATATCATCAATCTGACATACAACGCGCCGCTGGATGAAGTGGAAAACTTGCTGGAACGACATGTGACCTGGCTGAAACGGGGATATGAACAAGGCGTGTTTGTGGCGTCCGGGCGTAAAAATCCGCGTACCGGGGGGGTGATTTTGGCCAAGAGCATCGAACGGGAAGAGCTGGAGGATTTTCTAAAGCAGGATCCGTTTCAGGCGGTGGCCAACTACGAGGTGATCGATTTCCAACCGTCCATGACCGTTGATACCTTCGCGGCCCTCAGCCGCATTTGA
- the ddlA gene encoding D-alanine--D-alanine ligase → MSKIRVGVVFGGKSSEHEVSLQSAKNIVDAIDKTRFDVVLLGIDKQGEWHVNDASNYLLNADNPALIALNRTSQNVALIPGQTHHQLIDTASASALSQIDVIFPIVHGTLGEDGSLQGLLRMANIPFVGSSVLGSAVSMDKDVTKRLLRDAGLLVAPFVTLTRANRARHPYDDVTEQLGLPLFVKPANQGSSVGVSKVRNQAEFERAVDLAFRYDHKVLVESAIVGREIECAVLGNDYPKASLCGEIVLHDEFYSYDTKYINEDGAAVAIPAAMDDEVHQHIRDIALRAFQTLDCQGMARVDVFLTPDQQVIVNEVNTLPGFTNISMYPKLWEASGLNYTDLITQLIELALERHAQDSNLQSSVRE, encoded by the coding sequence ATGAGTAAAATTCGGGTTGGCGTGGTTTTTGGTGGTAAATCCTCTGAGCACGAAGTGTCACTGCAGTCCGCAAAAAACATTGTAGACGCCATTGATAAAACGCGGTTCGATGTGGTGTTGCTGGGCATCGACAAGCAAGGGGAATGGCACGTCAACGACGCCTCCAACTATCTGCTCAACGCCGATAACCCGGCGCTGATCGCCCTGAACCGCACCAGTCAGAACGTGGCGCTGATCCCGGGCCAAACCCACCATCAGTTGATCGACACCGCCAGCGCCAGCGCGCTGTCGCAGATTGACGTCATTTTCCCGATCGTTCACGGCACGCTGGGCGAAGACGGTTCGCTGCAAGGGCTGCTGCGCATGGCGAACATTCCGTTTGTCGGCAGCAGCGTGCTGGGATCCGCCGTCAGCATGGACAAAGACGTCACCAAACGGTTGTTGCGCGACGCCGGCCTGCTGGTGGCGCCGTTCGTCACCCTGACCCGCGCCAACCGCGCCCGCCATCCTTATGACGACGTTACCGAACAACTGGGGCTGCCGCTGTTCGTCAAACCGGCTAATCAGGGGTCGTCCGTCGGCGTGAGCAAGGTGCGCAATCAGGCGGAATTCGAGCGGGCGGTGGATCTGGCGTTCCGCTACGACCATAAAGTGCTGGTGGAATCGGCGATTGTCGGCCGTGAAATCGAATGCGCGGTGCTGGGCAACGACTATCCGAAAGCCAGCCTCTGCGGCGAAATCGTGCTGCACGACGAGTTCTACTCCTACGACACCAAATACATCAACGAAGATGGCGCGGCGGTAGCGATTCCGGCGGCGATGGACGACGAGGTGCACCAGCATATCCGCGATATCGCCCTGCGGGCTTTCCAGACTCTGGATTGTCAGGGTATGGCGCGGGTAGACGTGTTCCTGACGCCGGACCAGCAGGTCATCGTCAACGAGGTCAACACCCTGCCCGGTTTCACCAACATCAGCATGTATCCGAAACTGTGGGAAGCCAGCGGCCTCAACTACACCGACCTGATCACCCAGTTGATTGAACTGGCGCTGGAGCGCCACGCGCAGGATAGTAATCTGCAAAGCTCGGTGCGCGAGTGA